Proteins encoded within one genomic window of Phycisphaerae bacterium:
- a CDS encoding ferredoxin, giving the protein MAKTVTKVWVDTDNCTSCEACVASAPDVFEMKGDVAAVKAEAKDAAFLQAHSDEIIAAAGDCPCEAIKFEAK; this is encoded by the coding sequence ATGGCGAAGACTGTGACCAAGGTCTGGGTCGATACAGACAACTGCACTTCGTGTGAGGCGTGCGTGGCGTCGGCCCCGGACGTGTTTGAGATGAAGGGCGACGTGGCGGCCGTCAAGGCCGAAGCCAAGGACGCGGCCTTCCTGCAGGCCCACAGCGACGAGATTATCGCGGCGGCTGGCGACTGCCCCTGCGAGGCGATCAAGTTCGAAGCCAAGTAG
- a CDS encoding cytochrome b N-terminal domain-containing protein, producing MVRVARLVRDSQIWKSVFRHGVPHDTSTRIRAVLGNVFLHLHPPSVRRSGVEVTYTWCMGGTTFLLFLVELVTGVLLMFYYRPTAEYAYKDIIALGSHVPFGLVREIHRWGAHLMVITVWLHMLRVFLTGSYKPPREFNWVVGVVLLVLTMLLSFTGYLLPWDQLSMWAVTVGTNMAGAAPVVGAQGPGSGLVSVGDVPLVHSGSDLRSLLLGGSSVGPAALLRFYVLHCIALPLIATVLMAVHFWRIRKDGGISGPL from the coding sequence ATTGTACGAGTGGCTCGATTGGTGCGCGATTCTCAGATCTGGAAGTCGGTGTTCCGCCACGGCGTACCTCATGACACGAGTACGCGCATCCGGGCGGTCTTGGGCAACGTGTTTCTCCACCTTCACCCACCGTCGGTTCGCCGCAGCGGCGTGGAGGTCACCTATACCTGGTGTATGGGTGGCACGACGTTCTTGCTGTTCCTGGTAGAGCTGGTCACCGGCGTTCTGCTGATGTTCTACTATCGGCCCACGGCTGAGTACGCCTATAAGGACATCATCGCGTTGGGATCGCACGTGCCCTTCGGACTGGTGCGCGAGATCCATCGTTGGGGCGCCCACCTGATGGTCATTACTGTCTGGCTGCACATGCTCCGCGTGTTTTTGACCGGCAGCTACAAGCCGCCGCGGGAGTTCAACTGGGTCGTTGGCGTCGTACTGCTGGTGCTCACCATGCTGCTGTCGTTCACCGGTTACCTGCTGCCTTGGGACCAGCTCTCCATGTGGGCGGTGACGGTGGGAACGAACATGGCCGGGGCGGCGCCGGTGGTGGGGGCGCAGGGACCGGGGAGCGGGCTGGTTTCCGTCGGGGACGTGCCCTTGGTGCACTCCGGCTCCGATCTCCGTTCGCTGCTGCTGGGCGGATCGTCGGTGGGACCGGCCGCACTCTTGCGGTTCTACGTTCTGCACTGTATTGCGCTCCCTTTGATCGCGACGGTGCTGATGGCTGTGCACTTCTGGCGGATCCGCAAGGATGGAGGGATCAGCGGGCCTCTATAG
- a CDS encoding ubiquinol-cytochrome c reductase iron-sulfur subunit, translating to MSAQEPRPGSPPDAGQRGIERRQVLSAAGAGWLALAGSGAVAALATARFMFPNASEEPDPRVAAGPVDSYARMPAGTVDERRKKDGVWLVRLPDRLVALSTACTHLGCILNWIPGERRFACPCHGSGFALDGTNTEGPAPRPMDRFGVSVVDGLVVVDRSRRFLGGKSDQGSFLSL from the coding sequence ATGAGCGCGCAGGAACCACGACCCGGCAGCCCGCCTGACGCCGGTCAACGCGGGATAGAGCGGAGGCAGGTGCTCTCCGCGGCCGGCGCCGGCTGGCTCGCACTTGCGGGCAGCGGCGCGGTTGCGGCTCTGGCGACCGCTCGATTCATGTTTCCCAACGCCTCGGAGGAGCCCGATCCGCGAGTGGCCGCCGGACCGGTGGACTCCTACGCGCGCATGCCCGCCGGCACGGTCGATGAGCGCCGCAAGAAGGACGGTGTCTGGCTGGTGCGGCTCCCTGATCGGCTTGTGGCCCTGAGCACCGCCTGCACGCACTTGGGCTGCATCCTGAACTGGATACCCGGCGAACGCAGATTCGCATGTCCGTGTCATGGGAGTGGCTTTGCCCTCGATGGCACCAACACGGAGGGGCCGGCTCCACGTCCGATGGATCGGTTTGGAGTCAGCGTGGTGGACGGTCTGGTGGTGGTCGATCGGAGCCGCCGGTTCCTTGGCGGCAAGAGCGATCAGGGCAGCTTCCTGTCGCTGTGA
- a CDS encoding class I SAM-dependent rRNA methyltransferase, translating to MMSNPPKDEFQPTASASQDYPYPWVRLRSAAASPFIYRRMVDQVAPEARPGDVVVVYDRKGDLFGHGFYHDRSQIALRMISYAREPVDDTFFAARIDHALVWRKRLIGSDLGTDVYRLVHAEGDSISGLIAERYADWIAIEVFSLGVFRRLDLFKRLLGEQTGVSRFVVRADDRVERLEGFHVPPEASDLAPKTITVRENGIRFRVDLRAGHKTGFFCDQRENRRRLGALCSGLDVLDVCCYTGGFGIYAAKLGGAASVTAVDLDEEAIELAKANAKLNQVRIQHTHADAFTYLRQMQANGRQFDAVVLDPPKFVPGRDDYQEGSRKYLDLNALGIGVLKPGGLLLTCSCSGLVGRDDFLGMVKAAAGRLGRPLQILDQTGAGPDHPIMANCPESGYLKAIWARVL from the coding sequence ATGATGAGCAATCCGCCGAAGGACGAGTTCCAGCCCACCGCTTCGGCCAGCCAGGACTACCCGTATCCCTGGGTCCGCCTGCGGTCGGCGGCCGCCAGCCCGTTCATCTATCGGCGGATGGTTGACCAAGTCGCTCCGGAGGCTCGCCCGGGGGATGTCGTGGTGGTCTATGATCGGAAGGGCGACCTGTTCGGGCATGGCTTCTATCACGACCGCTCGCAGATTGCCCTGCGGATGATCTCCTACGCCCGTGAGCCGGTCGACGACACCTTCTTCGCCGCCCGGATCGATCATGCCCTTGTCTGGCGGAAGCGTCTGATCGGCTCCGATCTGGGCACTGACGTTTACCGACTCGTCCATGCCGAGGGGGACTCGATCAGCGGCCTCATCGCCGAGCGGTACGCAGATTGGATCGCGATTGAGGTCTTCTCGCTGGGCGTCTTCCGCCGGCTGGACCTGTTCAAGCGGCTGCTGGGTGAGCAGACCGGCGTCAGCCGATTTGTCGTCCGGGCAGACGATCGGGTCGAGCGGCTAGAGGGTTTCCATGTTCCGCCGGAAGCGTCGGACTTGGCTCCGAAGACGATCACGGTGCGGGAAAACGGGATACGCTTTCGCGTAGACCTGCGGGCCGGCCACAAGACGGGTTTCTTCTGCGATCAGCGCGAGAATCGCCGACGGTTGGGGGCGTTGTGCAGCGGCCTCGACGTGCTCGACGTCTGCTGCTACACGGGCGGGTTCGGCATTTACGCCGCCAAACTTGGTGGCGCGGCCTCGGTGACAGCCGTCGATCTGGACGAGGAGGCCATCGAATTGGCCAAGGCCAACGCCAAGCTCAACCAGGTTCGAATCCAGCATACCCACGCGGATGCGTTCACTTACTTGCGGCAGATGCAGGCCAACGGACGGCAGTTCGATGCCGTCGTGCTCGATCCGCCCAAGTTCGTGCCCGGCCGCGACGACTATCAGGAAGGCTCGCGCAAGTACCTCGATCTCAACGCGCTGGGCATCGGCGTGCTGAAGCCGGGTGGCCTGCTGTTGACTTGCTCATGTTCCGGCCTGGTGGGGCGGGACGACTTTCTGGGCATGGTTAAGGCGGCCGCCGGCCGGCTTGGCCGCCCGCTCCAGATCCTCGACCAGACTGGCGCCGGCCCGGATCACCCCATCATGGCCAATTGCCCAGAGAGCGGGTACCTGAAGGCCATATGGGCGCGGGTGCTGTGA
- a CDS encoding glycosyltransferase family 2 protein, giving the protein MDERVLAVVIPAYNEERTLGTVLRAVDGLACVGEIIVVDDCSTDGTAGVVESFGSPRVRLLRTERNSGKTAAVRRGLSEVQSPLVIIQDADLEYDPAEIPFVIAPILAGQADVVYGSRFLVRRATRVLYFYHYLANKGLTFFSNLFTNLNMTDIETCYKAFRSPIAKAIPLTSKGFGLEVEITATVAKTRARVYEVPISYYGRTYAEGKKIGMADGMHALWYILRFNCPQVGSSRRREAIRVIDQFLEGASKAP; this is encoded by the coding sequence ATGGATGAGCGCGTGCTGGCCGTCGTGATCCCCGCCTACAACGAAGAGCGTACCCTGGGAACGGTCCTCCGGGCGGTGGATGGACTGGCCTGTGTTGGCGAGATCATCGTGGTGGACGACTGTTCGACCGACGGCACAGCGGGAGTGGTTGAGTCGTTCGGCTCGCCACGGGTCCGGCTGTTGCGGACGGAGCGGAACTCAGGGAAGACGGCAGCGGTTCGCAGGGGGCTAAGCGAGGTTCAGAGTCCGCTGGTCATCATCCAGGACGCCGACCTGGAGTACGATCCGGCCGAGATCCCCTTCGTGATTGCCCCGATCCTGGCCGGACAGGCCGACGTGGTCTACGGTAGCCGGTTCCTGGTTCGGCGAGCGACCCGGGTGCTGTATTTCTACCACTACCTGGCGAACAAGGGCCTGACCTTCTTCTCCAACCTGTTCACCAACCTGAACATGACCGACATTGAGACCTGCTACAAGGCGTTCCGCTCGCCGATCGCGAAGGCGATCCCGCTAACCAGCAAGGGCTTCGGCCTCGAGGTCGAGATCACCGCCACCGTGGCCAAGACCAGGGCTCGGGTCTACGAGGTGCCGATCTCCTATTACGGACGAACGTATGCCGAGGGAAAGAAGATCGGCATGGCCGACGGCATGCACGCCCTGTGGTACATCCTTCGGTTCAACTGTCCGCAGGTCGGTTCCTCCCGGCGGCGCGAGGCGATACGAGTGATCGATCAGTTCCTTGAAGGCGCATCCAAGGCCCCCTGA
- a CDS encoding tyrosine--tRNA ligase, producing the protein MSFPGVDEQLAVLTRGCERIDALDELRHKLAASQKANRPLRVKLGLDPTAPDIHLGHTVVLRKMRQFQDLGHKAVLIIGDYTSRVGDPSGRSKTRPVLDTDAIEANARTYFDQAGRILDTTEGKLEVRHNSEWLAGMTFADVLKLAGQMTVGQMLKREDFRKRFETEVPIGVHEFLYPLMQGWDSVCIQSDVELGGTDQTFNNLVGRDLQRNAGQHAQVVMVMPILVGLDGKEKMSKSLGNYIGVSEAAHDMFGKLMSVPDGCMANYLTLLTAVPETEIRMLCNPAQTHPMEAKKRLAAEIAATFHSREAVDHARHEWEQIHQKKAATGELVVPADTQTVVISHELFLDGRVPVTKLAVHCGFAASNGEVRRLVAEKGIRFNGEVVEDAAGLLVVKSGDILQRGKRKFVRLQVD; encoded by the coding sequence ATGAGTTTTCCAGGCGTTGACGAGCAGTTGGCAGTTCTGACACGCGGTTGCGAGCGGATCGACGCGCTGGACGAACTGAGGCATAAGCTGGCCGCCTCACAGAAGGCGAACCGGCCGCTGCGGGTGAAGCTCGGCCTCGACCCGACCGCTCCGGATATCCATCTGGGGCATACCGTGGTCCTTCGTAAGATGCGCCAGTTCCAAGACTTAGGACACAAGGCGGTCCTGATCATCGGCGACTACACCTCCCGGGTGGGCGACCCGTCCGGGCGGAGCAAGACCCGGCCCGTCCTTGACACCGACGCTATCGAGGCCAACGCCAGGACCTACTTCGATCAAGCTGGGCGGATCCTGGACACCACCGAGGGCAAGCTCGAGGTCCGGCACAACAGCGAATGGCTGGCCGGGATGACCTTCGCAGACGTGCTCAAACTGGCCGGGCAGATGACGGTTGGCCAGATGCTCAAGCGGGAGGACTTCCGCAAACGGTTCGAGACCGAAGTGCCCATCGGCGTTCACGAGTTCCTTTACCCGCTCATGCAGGGCTGGGACAGTGTCTGCATCCAGTCGGACGTCGAGTTGGGCGGAACGGATCAGACGTTCAACAACCTGGTTGGCCGCGACCTTCAGCGTAACGCCGGGCAACACGCTCAGGTGGTCATGGTCATGCCCATTCTGGTCGGCCTGGACGGCAAGGAGAAGATGAGCAAGTCGCTGGGCAACTACATCGGCGTGAGCGAAGCCGCCCACGATATGTTCGGCAAGCTGATGAGCGTTCCCGACGGATGCATGGCCAACTACCTCACGCTGCTCACCGCGGTTCCGGAGACCGAGATCCGGATGCTGTGCAATCCCGCCCAGACACACCCCATGGAGGCCAAGAAGCGGCTGGCGGCCGAAATCGCCGCGACGTTTCATTCGCGCGAGGCGGTCGATCACGCTCGCCACGAGTGGGAGCAGATCCATCAGAAGAAGGCCGCCACTGGCGAGCTGGTCGTACCGGCCGATACCCAGACGGTCGTCATCAGCCACGAGCTGTTCCTGGACGGCCGGGTCCCGGTCACCAAGCTCGCGGTGCACTGCGGTTTCGCGGCCAGCAATGGCGAGGTCCGGCGGCTGGTTGCGGAGAAGGGGATCCGTTTCAATGGCGAAGTGGTCGAGGACGCCGCCGGCTTGCTGGTGGTCAAGAGCGGCGACATCCTGCAGCGCGGCAAACGCAAGTTCGTCCGCCTGCAGGTGGACTGA
- a CDS encoding Gfo/Idh/MocA family oxidoreductase, whose translation MPKTYGFGVIGAGMIGNFHAEAIKQLPNAKLVAVCDDVAGAADRYAKKHGCAAVTGLDGMFSRSDIDVVTVATPSGTHADLAIAAAQHGKHAIVEKPLDITLAKIDAAIEAHAKSGTSLGGIFNGRFLPTARLLKKAVADGRFGRMTFGMAYGPWWRDQGYYDQGGWRGTWKLDGGGAYMNQGIHTVDLLQWLMGPVRCVKASTTTIAHQRIEVEDTGAAVIEFASGAIGTMACTTSMWPGHFRIVEVSGTDGTVAMADQSFFFWQFRAEKPEDQQIREKYLQFPAVSIGAANPSAGMTADGHRDNFASFLKAVDEKRTPEIDGTEARKAVQTILAIYESARTGKTVTLG comes from the coding sequence ATGCCCAAAACATACGGATTCGGCGTAATCGGTGCGGGGATGATCGGCAACTTCCACGCAGAGGCGATCAAGCAGTTGCCCAATGCCAAGCTTGTGGCGGTGTGCGATGATGTGGCCGGCGCCGCCGACCGCTATGCGAAGAAACACGGATGCGCCGCAGTGACTGGTCTGGACGGAATGTTCTCGCGGTCCGATATTGACGTGGTCACCGTGGCCACGCCCAGCGGCACGCACGCGGACTTGGCGATCGCCGCGGCCCAGCATGGCAAGCATGCCATCGTGGAGAAGCCGCTGGACATCACCCTGGCGAAGATCGATGCCGCCATCGAAGCCCACGCCAAGTCGGGCACCAGCCTGGGCGGTATTTTCAACGGTCGGTTCCTGCCCACTGCCCGCCTGCTCAAGAAGGCGGTCGCGGACGGCCGGTTCGGGCGGATGACCTTCGGCATGGCCTACGGGCCGTGGTGGCGCGACCAGGGATACTATGACCAGGGCGGCTGGCGAGGCACCTGGAAACTCGACGGCGGCGGAGCCTACATGAATCAGGGTATTCACACCGTCGATCTGCTCCAGTGGCTCATGGGGCCGGTCCGGTGCGTCAAGGCCAGCACGACGACGATCGCTCACCAGCGGATCGAGGTGGAGGACACTGGGGCCGCGGTCATCGAGTTCGCCAGTGGAGCGATCGGCACCATGGCTTGTACGACCAGCATGTGGCCGGGCCATTTCCGGATCGTCGAAGTCTCCGGGACGGACGGCACGGTGGCCATGGCCGACCAGAGCTTCTTCTTCTGGCAATTCCGCGCCGAGAAGCCCGAGGACCAACAGATCCGGGAGAAGTACCTGCAGTTTCCCGCTGTCTCGATCGGGGCGGCCAATCCTTCGGCTGGCATGACGGCCGATGGCCATCGTGACAACTTCGCCTCGTTCCTGAAGGCGGTCGATGAGAAGCGCACGCCGGAGATCGACGGCACCGAGGCTCGAAAGGCCGTACAGACGATCCTGGCAATCTACGAATCGGCCCGCACGGGGAAGACGGTGACCCTGGGATAG
- a CDS encoding cellulase family glycosylhydrolase, which yields MRKAWVRRVCLTSVVLAGFCASPAQAENAGFVYRLKTQFMLDGRPVFFAGSNSYYQVTYRRWNVPGPDEVLDKMAARGMTLVRTWAFQDAVENGACLQCAPQRQLSPDERPIDFLDPLTLEALDQALAAADQRGIRVVLALVNNWGDYGGMDRWTLWRFGSVNHDKFYTDPVIREWYQDLVQVLVNRVNTVNGRRYRDDPTIFAWELTNEARSSASAAADLNAWIGEMSALVKSVDPNHMVTTGIEGFYGLSHANRNTDSWMAASGQDFVNNHQHASIDFATCHIWPDNWGWNPIGNTTSAVYKSRLYFQRHLEDTDTVLKKPLLCEEFGIPRDNRGRGIESGPTTIRDFFYQEVFYGLCQSSALTGGSCGGATNWLILSDSYSPYDDGNGVFLPYDASTDAILTTDALFLARLRKGDLDFDGDVDMDDFGVLQRCLSATELEQASSCRNADFDNDGLANQKDLAVFEQCRAGAGIPADPDCVYTREP from the coding sequence ATGCGAAAGGCTTGGGTTCGGAGGGTTTGCCTGACTTCAGTTGTCCTCGCAGGCTTCTGCGCGAGCCCGGCACAGGCCGAAAACGCGGGCTTCGTCTACCGCCTCAAAACCCAGTTCATGCTCGACGGTCGACCTGTCTTCTTCGCAGGATCCAACAGCTACTACCAGGTGACCTATCGCCGGTGGAACGTACCGGGTCCGGACGAGGTACTCGACAAGATGGCCGCCCGAGGGATGACCCTGGTCCGCACGTGGGCCTTCCAGGACGCCGTGGAGAACGGAGCCTGCCTGCAGTGCGCACCCCAGCGACAGCTGTCGCCCGACGAACGCCCCATCGACTTCCTCGACCCGCTCACCCTCGAAGCCCTGGATCAGGCCCTCGCCGCCGCCGATCAGCGAGGAATCCGCGTCGTGCTCGCCCTGGTCAACAACTGGGGCGACTACGGCGGCATGGACCGCTGGACCCTGTGGCGATTCGGCTCCGTCAACCACGACAAGTTCTATACCGATCCAGTCATCAGGGAATGGTACCAGGACCTCGTACAGGTCCTGGTGAACCGGGTCAACACCGTCAATGGCCGGCGCTACCGCGATGATCCCACTATCTTCGCCTGGGAACTCACCAACGAGGCCAGGTCCTCCGCCAGCGCGGCCGCTGATCTCAACGCCTGGATCGGCGAGATGAGCGCATTGGTCAAGAGCGTGGATCCCAACCACATGGTCACCACCGGCATCGAGGGCTTCTACGGCCTCAGCCACGCCAACCGCAATACGGATTCGTGGATGGCAGCCAGCGGCCAGGACTTCGTCAACAACCATCAGCATGCCTCGATCGACTTCGCGACGTGCCACATCTGGCCGGATAACTGGGGCTGGAACCCCATCGGCAACACGACGTCAGCCGTATACAAATCGAGACTCTACTTCCAGCGGCACCTGGAAGATACCGACACCGTTCTCAAGAAGCCGCTGCTCTGCGAGGAGTTCGGCATCCCTCGAGATAACCGGGGAAGAGGAATCGAGAGCGGCCCGACCACCATTCGTGATTTCTTCTACCAGGAGGTTTTCTATGGCTTGTGTCAGAGCTCGGCCCTCACCGGCGGCTCCTGCGGCGGGGCGACGAACTGGCTCATCCTGAGCGACTCGTATTCACCGTACGACGACGGCAACGGCGTGTTTCTCCCCTACGATGCTTCGACCGACGCGATCCTCACCACCGATGCCCTCTTCCTGGCCCGGCTGCGAAAAGGCGACCTCGACTTCGACGGGGACGTGGATATGGACGACTTCGGCGTCCTGCAGCGGTGTCTCAGCGCCACCGAGCTGGAACAAGCCTCCAGTTGCCGAAACGCGGACTTCGACAACGACGGGCTGGCCAATCAGAAGGACCTGGCTGTCTTCGAACAGTGCCGCGCCGGAGCCGGCATACCGGCCGATCCGGACTGCGTGTATACCCGGGAACCATGA
- a CDS encoding radical SAM protein, which yields MNRYAVIAGKLPREIVLLRSLPCIWGRCTFCDYILDNTTDLNEIRSVASRELAKVTGRYSRLEMINSGSVQELPIDVRRAVRELLHDKGIRDFICESYWAYQPSFAETLAFFGVPTRLKIGIETFDDHLRNDVLGKNIRFESPADVARFTDTICLLVGFKGQTRDLVRRDMDILLTQFRFGCVNLFTPNSRSEGLLDADIQAWFREEYAWLAEHPTIEVLWENTDFGVGG from the coding sequence ATGAATCGCTACGCGGTCATCGCCGGTAAGTTGCCCCGCGAGATCGTCCTGCTGCGCAGTCTGCCCTGCATTTGGGGGCGTTGTACGTTCTGCGACTACATCCTGGACAACACCACCGACCTGAACGAGATACGGAGCGTGGCGAGTCGCGAGTTGGCGAAGGTGACCGGGCGGTACTCGCGGCTCGAGATGATCAATTCGGGCAGCGTGCAGGAGCTGCCGATCGATGTCCGACGCGCCGTTCGAGAGTTGCTGCACGACAAGGGGATCCGCGATTTCATCTGCGAGTCCTACTGGGCATACCAGCCGAGCTTCGCCGAGACCCTGGCCTTTTTCGGCGTACCCACACGGCTCAAGATCGGTATCGAGACGTTTGATGATCATCTGCGGAACGATGTCCTGGGTAAGAACATCCGCTTTGAGTCGCCGGCGGACGTTGCCCGATTCACCGACACCATCTGCCTGCTCGTCGGTTTCAAGGGCCAGACACGCGACCTTGTTCGCCGTGACATGGACATTCTCCTGACTCAGTTCCGATTCGGCTGCGTCAACCTGTTCACGCCAAACAGCCGGAGCGAAGGGTTGTTGGACGCGGACATCCAGGCCTGGTTTCGCGAGGAATACGCCTGGCTGGCCGAGCATCCCACGATCGAAGTACTTTGGGAGAACACGGACTTCGGCGTTGGCGGGTAG
- a CDS encoding cytochrome C — protein MSLLEGRADNQVLTWPHLLVVELVATLICMTLLLVWSILVRAPLEPPASPYVAPNPAKAPWYFLGLQELLVYFDPWIAGVLVPVLIVLGLCAIPYLDRNPNGNGYYTLRERPFAVTLFLSGFVLLWLLPIIVGTVLRGPNWACFGPFESWDPHRPASTAQVNLSELFWIHGQGRTPPGAGFGGAASGILRETPGLCLLALYFLLPPWLLKRTAFRGTYSQMGLARYTITMFLLAAMLLVPIKMLLRWCFNLKYIVAFTEWSLSI, from the coding sequence CTGTCTCTCCTCGAGGGCCGGGCCGACAACCAGGTACTGACGTGGCCGCACCTCCTGGTCGTCGAACTGGTCGCGACGCTGATCTGCATGACCTTGCTTCTCGTGTGGTCCATCCTGGTCCGCGCTCCGCTGGAACCGCCGGCCAGTCCCTATGTGGCACCGAACCCGGCGAAGGCGCCCTGGTACTTCCTCGGGCTTCAGGAGTTGCTCGTCTACTTCGATCCGTGGATCGCAGGCGTCCTGGTGCCGGTGCTGATCGTCCTTGGCCTGTGCGCAATCCCCTATCTGGATCGCAACCCGAACGGAAACGGCTACTACACCCTTCGGGAACGGCCGTTCGCCGTAACGCTCTTTCTGAGTGGTTTCGTCCTGCTTTGGCTGCTGCCGATCATCGTGGGAACCGTGCTCCGTGGACCCAACTGGGCTTGTTTCGGACCCTTCGAGTCCTGGGATCCTCACCGGCCTGCGTCGACGGCCCAGGTCAACCTGTCGGAGTTGTTCTGGATCCACGGGCAAGGACGGACGCCGCCGGGAGCCGGCTTTGGGGGGGCGGCAAGCGGTATCCTGCGCGAAACGCCGGGACTGTGTCTGCTGGCCCTGTATTTCCTTCTCCCGCCCTGGCTGCTGAAGCGCACTGCCTTTCGGGGGACCTACTCGCAAATGGGACTTGCCCGGTACACGATCACGATGTTCCTGCTGGCCGCGATGCTCCTCGTTCCGATCAAGATGCTGCTTCGCTGGTGCTTCAACCTGAAGTACATCGTGGCGTTCACGGAGTGGTCGCTGAGCATCTGA
- the nrdR gene encoding transcriptional repressor NrdR: MRCPYCREINQDKVIDSRLSENGEVIRRRRVCISCNKRFTTKERVEQDVKLMVIKRDGSRVPYERHKILSSLQRAAYKRPISDEVMTGMVDAIEDTLFKQYDREVSSQIIGKLAGDQLRHVDQIAYVRFASVYRRFQDLGQLIDEAQEVIEHHVTDTPGQQRLFE; encoded by the coding sequence ATGCGATGCCCCTACTGTCGCGAGATTAACCAGGACAAGGTCATCGATTCCCGTCTGAGCGAAAACGGTGAGGTCATCCGCCGCCGGCGGGTGTGCATTTCCTGCAACAAGCGATTCACGACCAAGGAACGCGTCGAACAGGACGTGAAGCTCATGGTCATCAAGCGCGACGGCAGCCGGGTGCCGTATGAACGCCACAAGATCCTGAGCAGCCTGCAACGGGCGGCCTACAAGCGGCCGATCAGCGACGAGGTGATGACCGGCATGGTCGACGCGATCGAGGACACCCTGTTCAAGCAGTATGACCGGGAGGTCAGCAGCCAGATCATCGGCAAGCTGGCCGGCGATCAGCTCCGCCACGTGGACCAGATCGCCTACGTCCGCTTCGCCAGCGTCTACCGCCGATTCCAGGACCTCGGCCAACTCATCGACGAGGCCCAGGAAGTCATCGAGCACCATGTGACCGACACACCTGGCCAGCAGAGGTTGTTCGAGTGA